The Streptomyces sp. NBC_01353 genome contains a region encoding:
- a CDS encoding DUF817 domain-containing protein, translated as MMFQRFTHGCAQFWRFGLDQVRAVAFAVVLVGGIGASRLLPADLPVARYDLLLLFGVALTLLARKVGWDGPRDTAVILGCHLVGLLFELVKVRMGSWSYPEEAVFKIAGVPLYGGFLYSAVGSYCCRAWKIMDLSLSGYRPRTMAVLAAAVYVNFFTHHWLPDVRHLLAVLLLAAMAGTWVHFTVGSSRYRLPLALAFALIGFFLWVAENAATYVGAWSYPHQLDGWQPVPLDKFGAWALLISVTFVLVARTRDAAGTSDRATPDRAMRSSKVMLSVSAMPAVARFPRAQAGLVPGESDDRDTKRQVS; from the coding sequence ATGATGTTTCAGCGGTTCACCCACGGCTGCGCGCAGTTCTGGCGCTTCGGGCTCGACCAGGTGCGGGCCGTCGCCTTCGCCGTGGTTCTCGTCGGCGGCATCGGCGCCTCGCGGCTGCTGCCCGCCGATCTGCCGGTCGCACGCTACGACCTGCTCCTGCTCTTCGGCGTGGCGCTGACCCTCCTGGCGCGCAAGGTCGGCTGGGACGGGCCCCGGGACACGGCCGTGATCCTGGGCTGCCATCTCGTGGGGCTGCTCTTCGAGCTCGTGAAGGTGCGGATGGGCTCGTGGAGCTATCCGGAGGAGGCCGTCTTCAAGATCGCGGGGGTCCCGCTCTACGGCGGGTTCCTCTACAGCGCTGTCGGCAGTTACTGCTGCCGCGCCTGGAAGATCATGGATCTGTCGCTGTCGGGGTACCGGCCGCGGACCATGGCGGTGCTCGCGGCCGCCGTGTACGTGAACTTCTTCACGCACCACTGGCTGCCGGACGTCAGGCACCTGCTCGCCGTGCTGCTGCTTGCCGCGATGGCGGGCACCTGGGTGCACTTCACGGTGGGCAGCTCCCGCTACCGCCTTCCGCTGGCCCTGGCCTTCGCGCTGATCGGCTTCTTCCTCTGGGTCGCGGAGAACGCGGCCACGTACGTCGGCGCCTGGAGCTACCCCCACCAACTCGACGGCTGGCAGCCGGTCCCGCTGGACAAGTTCGGCGCGTGGGCGCTGCTGATCAGCGTCACGTTCGTACTGGTCGCTCGCACTCGAGACGCTGCGGGTACCAGCGACCGGGCGACGCCGGATCGCGCGATGCGGTCCAGCAAGGTCATGCTGTCGGTGAGCGCAATGCCTGCCGTGGCGCGATTCCCCCGGGCGCAGGCCGGCCTCGTCCCGGGTGAGTCCGATGACAGAGACACCAAGCGCCAGGTGTCGTAA
- a CDS encoding ABC transporter ATP-binding protein, with protein MLLEYVRPHRWTLLGGAVLSLVTGATGLALPLVAKYLIDALSDDRPITGALLLMSALVVANAGIGALGGYVLRRTAESVVLGARRTLTSYLLRLRITAVDRSEPGDLMARVTSDTTLLREVTTDSLVGLGTGGLTLVATLAMMGLVDPVLLAVTFGVVLGAGTVIGVIVPRINKASRQAQDAVGAMGASLERILGALRTVKASGAEHREEQAVHAAAEESWRQSVRAAKWSALAGNTAGLSMQIAFITVLAVGGARVATDAIDVGTLVAFLLYVFYLMSPIQQVVGAVTQYQAGAAALARIREALRLPAEPPAAPAPLPEPGSEPAALAFEDVRFRYADDLPYIHHGVTFSVPPRGMTAFVGPSGAGKTTVFSLIERFYDPGAGRITFDGRDLDEWEIPRLRSAIGYVEQDAPVLSGTLRDNLLLGNPDAGEDDLLRVLGTTRLDGLVERLPKGLDTLVGHRGTKLSGGERQRVAIARALLRRPRLLLLDEATSQLDAVNEAALRDTVADVARTTTVMVVAHRLSTVTMADRIVVMDAGRVRAVGTHRELVTADPLYAELAATQFLATAEG; from the coding sequence ATGCTCCTCGAATACGTACGGCCGCACCGCTGGACGCTGCTCGGCGGCGCCGTGCTGTCGCTGGTCACCGGAGCCACCGGGCTCGCGCTGCCGCTGGTGGCCAAGTACCTCATCGACGCGCTCTCCGACGACCGTCCGATCACCGGCGCCCTGCTGCTGATGTCGGCCCTGGTCGTCGCCAACGCGGGGATCGGCGCGCTCGGTGGCTACGTGCTGCGGCGCACCGCCGAGTCGGTCGTCCTCGGAGCGCGACGCACCCTCACGTCGTATCTGCTGAGGCTTCGCATCACCGCCGTCGACCGCAGCGAACCCGGTGACCTGATGGCCCGTGTGACCTCCGACACGACCCTGCTGCGCGAGGTCACCACCGACTCACTGGTGGGCCTTGGCACCGGAGGGCTGACGCTCGTCGCGACGCTGGCGATGATGGGCCTGGTCGACCCGGTCCTGCTGGCCGTCACGTTCGGCGTGGTGCTGGGCGCGGGAACCGTGATCGGTGTGATCGTGCCCCGTATCAACAAGGCCAGCCGCCAGGCGCAGGACGCCGTCGGGGCCATGGGCGCGTCGCTGGAACGCATCCTCGGCGCACTGCGCACCGTCAAGGCGTCCGGCGCCGAGCACCGTGAGGAGCAGGCCGTGCATGCGGCGGCCGAGGAGTCCTGGCGGCAGAGCGTACGGGCCGCCAAGTGGTCGGCGCTGGCCGGGAACACGGCCGGCCTGTCCATGCAGATCGCGTTCATCACCGTGCTCGCGGTCGGCGGCGCCCGGGTCGCCACCGACGCGATCGACGTCGGCACCCTGGTCGCGTTCCTGCTGTACGTCTTCTACCTGATGTCCCCGATCCAGCAGGTCGTCGGCGCCGTCACTCAGTACCAGGCGGGGGCCGCCGCCCTCGCCCGGATCCGCGAGGCGCTGCGGCTGCCGGCCGAGCCGCCGGCCGCGCCCGCGCCGCTGCCCGAGCCCGGATCCGAACCCGCCGCGCTCGCCTTCGAGGACGTCCGGTTCCGGTACGCGGACGATCTCCCGTACATCCACCACGGCGTGACCTTCTCCGTACCGCCGCGCGGTATGACGGCCTTCGTCGGCCCGTCCGGGGCGGGCAAGACCACCGTGTTCTCCCTCATCGAGCGGTTCTACGACCCGGGCGCCGGACGGATCACCTTCGACGGCCGCGACCTGGACGAGTGGGAGATACCCCGACTCCGTTCCGCGATCGGTTACGTCGAGCAGGACGCGCCCGTGCTCTCCGGCACCCTCCGCGACAACCTGCTGCTCGGCAATCCCGACGCCGGCGAGGATGACCTGCTGCGGGTGCTGGGGACCACCCGGCTCGACGGCCTGGTCGAGCGGCTCCCCAAGGGCCTGGACACGCTCGTGGGACACCGCGGCACCAAGCTCTCCGGCGGAGAGCGTCAGCGCGTCGCGATCGCCCGGGCGCTGCTGCGCCGCCCGCGTCTGCTGCTCCTCGACGAGGCCACGAGCCAACTCGACGCCGTCAACGAGGCCGCACTGCGCGACACCGTGGCCGACGTCGCCCGCACCACGACCGTGATGGTGGTCGCCCACCGGCTGTCCACGGTCACCATGGCCGACCGCATCGTCGTCATGGACGCGGGCCGGGTCCGAGCCGTGGGCACCCACCGGGAACTCGTCACCGCCGACCCGCTGTACGCCGAACTCGCGGCCACCCAGTTCCTGGCCACGGCCGAGGGCTGA
- a CDS encoding HPP family protein: MSTAAPSRPDHAHATPDSPRPPRFGGRAPARPSPVAAFHSVSAATAVLLALVAIGAVIHEPVLIPPLAASAALVHAAPTLPLAQPRSVIVGHLLGAAVGYAALAAAGSNAWTAAVAAGLTLALTTFARTPHSAACATAVVIVLQTPAPTRFVPLLFGSTVLLVLTGYAGSRIRRTSPRYPAYWW; this comes from the coding sequence ATGAGTACCGCCGCCCCTTCACGTCCCGACCACGCCCACGCCACGCCCGACAGCCCCCGCCCGCCGCGGTTCGGCGGCCGTGCTCCGGCCAGGCCCTCGCCGGTGGCCGCGTTCCACAGCGTGAGTGCCGCGACAGCCGTCCTGCTGGCGCTGGTCGCGATCGGCGCGGTGATCCACGAACCGGTGCTGATACCTCCGCTGGCCGCCAGCGCCGCTCTGGTGCACGCCGCCCCCACGCTGCCTCTGGCCCAACCCCGCAGTGTCATCGTCGGCCACCTTCTCGGCGCCGCCGTGGGCTACGCCGCCCTCGCCGCCGCGGGCAGCAACGCGTGGACCGCGGCCGTCGCCGCAGGCCTCACTCTGGCGCTGACCACCTTCGCCCGTACGCCGCACTCCGCCGCCTGCGCCACCGCCGTCGTCATCGTGCTCCAGACACCCGCACCCACCCGGTTCGTCCCCCTCCTCTTCGGCTCCACGGTCCTCCTCGTGCTGACGGGCTACGCCGGCTCCCGCATCCGCCGCACCTCACCGAGGTACCCCGCCTACTGGTGGTGA
- a CDS encoding diacylglycerol kinase family protein — protein MRQFTAVVNPTAGGSSGTAALLPLARLLREAGARLDTVYSRNLEHAQELARRAGAQGHVVLAVGGDGMAGCVGGALSGTDTVFGLVPAGRGNDFARALELPTDAPGLARVLLDGVPRTVDTIEVESAVHARISVLGSVYAGVDAVANRHANDSRLLRGAASYYAGGLRAVLAWRSAAYRITVDGVLHERAGYTVVAANSGFYGFGRNVAPGARLDDGMLDVVVIGDAPKRHFFATMNELKTGAHVNRPQVEILRGKEIRIEADRPLPYGADGEVDATLPVTVRVQPGALNVLA, from the coding sequence ATGCGACAGTTCACCGCCGTCGTCAACCCCACCGCAGGGGGATCCAGCGGCACGGCGGCCCTGCTCCCGCTGGCCCGGCTGCTGCGGGAAGCGGGCGCGCGCCTCGACACCGTGTACAGCCGCAACCTGGAACACGCGCAGGAACTCGCCCGCCGGGCGGGAGCACAAGGTCACGTCGTGCTCGCGGTCGGCGGTGACGGGATGGCCGGCTGCGTCGGTGGCGCGCTCAGCGGCACGGACACGGTGTTCGGCCTGGTTCCCGCGGGCCGCGGCAACGACTTCGCCCGCGCGCTGGAGCTGCCCACCGATGCCCCGGGGCTCGCGCGGGTGCTGCTCGACGGCGTGCCGCGCACGGTCGACACGATCGAGGTGGAGTCAGCGGTCCATGCGCGCATCTCCGTCCTCGGAAGCGTTTACGCGGGCGTCGACGCGGTCGCCAACCGCCACGCCAACGACTCGCGTCTGCTGCGGGGCGCGGCGTCGTACTACGCGGGCGGCCTGCGGGCCGTCCTCGCCTGGCGGTCGGCCGCGTACCGGATCACGGTCGACGGAGTGCTGCACGAGCGCGCCGGTTACACCGTCGTCGCGGCGAACTCCGGCTTCTACGGGTTCGGCCGCAACGTCGCACCCGGAGCGCGGCTCGACGACGGGATGCTGGACGTCGTGGTGATCGGAGACGCCCCCAAGCGCCACTTCTTCGCGACGATGAACGAGCTGAAGACCGGGGCGCACGTGAACCGCCCCCAGGTGGAGATCCTGCGCGGCAAGGAGATCCGCATCGAGGCGGACCGCCCGCTCCCGTACGGCGCCGACGGCGAGGTCGACGCGACCCTGCCGGTGACGGTACGGGTGCAGCCGGGGGCACTCAACGTGCTGGCCTGA
- a CDS encoding FAD-binding oxidoreductase encodes MDMLWSGWGDPAKAAPLPDAVTGLLRDLLGVTPRASGPSTLDDIELPAPTLTDEARAALTSALAAQDALRDDAESRIRHTRGKSTPDLLRIRAGEVDDIPAAVVLPATHDEVLAVLRACAAHGLSAVPFGGGTSVVGGLAPETKRPFVALDLRRLDQLLAVDEVSRTATLQPGLRGPQVEALLNEKGWTLGHFPQSFEWASVGGFAAARSSGQASAGYGRFDEMVLALTVATPEGTLQTGRAPRSAAGPDLRQLILGSEGALGVITAVTVRIRPLPQKRVYEGWRFASFEAGAAALRRLAQDGPRPTVLRLSDETETFIGLAQPDAIGAADTPPSSGCMAIAGYEGTEAETETRRAAAREILLDAGGEYVGEEPGDRWEHGRYNAPYLRDALLDAGAFAETLETAGFWSTLPELYAGVRNALTSALTEAGTPPLVMCHISHTYENGASLYFTVVSAQGEDAVAHWDPVKRAANDAILTAGGTISHHHGVGTDHRDWYAREIGPLGVRMLQAVKAEVDPSGVLSPGVLIPVR; translated from the coding sequence GTGGACATGTTGTGGAGCGGCTGGGGCGACCCGGCCAAGGCGGCCCCCCTGCCCGACGCGGTGACCGGCCTGCTGCGTGACCTGCTCGGCGTCACCCCCCGCGCAAGCGGACCCTCGACCCTCGACGACATCGAGCTCCCCGCCCCGACGCTGACCGACGAGGCGCGCGCCGCACTCACGTCGGCGCTCGCGGCTCAGGACGCGCTGCGCGACGACGCCGAGAGCCGTATCCGGCACACCCGCGGCAAGTCCACCCCCGACCTGCTGCGCATCCGGGCCGGCGAGGTCGACGACATCCCGGCCGCCGTCGTACTCCCGGCCACCCACGACGAGGTGCTGGCCGTGCTGCGTGCCTGCGCCGCCCACGGCCTGTCCGCCGTTCCGTTCGGCGGCGGTACGTCCGTCGTCGGAGGCCTCGCGCCCGAGACGAAGCGGCCGTTCGTCGCCCTCGACCTGCGCCGCCTCGACCAGCTGCTCGCCGTCGACGAGGTGTCCCGCACCGCGACACTGCAGCCCGGACTGCGCGGCCCCCAGGTCGAGGCGCTGCTGAACGAGAAGGGCTGGACCCTCGGCCACTTCCCGCAGTCGTTCGAGTGGGCATCCGTCGGCGGCTTCGCCGCGGCCCGTTCCAGCGGCCAGGCCTCCGCCGGATACGGCCGCTTCGACGAGATGGTCCTCGCCCTCACCGTCGCCACCCCCGAGGGCACCTTGCAGACCGGACGTGCCCCCCGCTCGGCCGCCGGCCCCGACCTGCGTCAGCTGATCCTCGGCTCTGAAGGCGCCCTCGGAGTCATCACGGCGGTGACCGTCCGCATCCGCCCCCTGCCGCAGAAGCGCGTCTACGAGGGCTGGCGCTTCGCCTCCTTCGAGGCCGGGGCCGCCGCCCTGCGCCGACTCGCCCAGGACGGCCCGCGCCCCACCGTGCTGCGACTGTCGGACGAGACCGAGACCTTCATCGGACTCGCGCAGCCGGACGCCATCGGCGCCGCCGACACCCCGCCGAGCTCCGGCTGCATGGCGATCGCCGGCTACGAGGGCACCGAGGCCGAGACCGAGACCCGCCGCGCCGCCGCGCGCGAGATCCTGCTCGACGCTGGTGGCGAGTACGTCGGCGAGGAACCGGGCGACCGGTGGGAGCACGGGCGCTACAACGCCCCCTACCTGCGCGACGCTCTGCTCGACGCCGGCGCCTTCGCCGAGACGCTCGAGACCGCCGGGTTCTGGTCCACGCTGCCCGAGCTGTACGCGGGGGTGCGCAACGCGTTGACCAGCGCCCTCACCGAGGCCGGAACCCCGCCGCTCGTCATGTGCCACATCTCCCACACGTACGAGAACGGTGCCTCGCTGTACTTCACCGTCGTCTCGGCGCAGGGCGAGGACGCGGTCGCCCACTGGGACCCCGTGAAGCGGGCCGCCAACGACGCGATCCTGACGGCGGGCGGCACCATCAGCCACCACCACGGCGTCGGCACCGACCACCGTGACTGGTACGCCCGCGAGATCGGCCCCCTGGGAGTCCGCATGCTGCAGGCGGTCAAGGCCGAGGTCGACCCGTCCGGCGTCCTCAGCCCCGGCGTCCTCATCCCCGTCCGCTGA
- a CDS encoding TetR/AcrR family transcriptional regulator, which translates to MTPIRHNHSDRSNSDRGHSDRSQSDRSRTEADPVLDAVRDCVLAVGVRRTTLTDVARRAGVSRMTLYRRWPDVRSLVGDLMTREWIAVAADAMPTGGDSRPVRSRIVDGLVAGAAAFRAHPLFHKILDVDPELLLPYILDRRGASQEAFLRLLVTALGEGHEDGSVRRAPTDRQARSLLLVVQSFTLSLRTMTDETDPELSEAAFLDELRTLLERTLTP; encoded by the coding sequence ATGACGCCCATTCGTCACAACCATTCGGACCGCAGCAACTCGGACCGCGGCCACTCCGACCGCAGCCAGTCGGACCGCAGCCGCACCGAGGCAGATCCTGTGCTGGACGCGGTACGCGACTGCGTGCTCGCCGTCGGCGTACGGCGCACCACCCTCACCGACGTCGCCCGGCGCGCGGGCGTGTCCCGGATGACGCTGTACCGGCGATGGCCCGACGTCCGCAGCCTCGTCGGCGACCTGATGACCCGTGAGTGGATCGCCGTCGCCGCCGACGCCATGCCGACCGGCGGCGACAGCCGACCCGTCCGGTCGCGGATCGTGGACGGGCTCGTCGCCGGCGCCGCCGCGTTCCGAGCCCACCCGCTCTTCCACAAGATCCTCGACGTGGACCCCGAACTGCTGCTGCCCTACATCCTCGACCGCCGGGGCGCCAGCCAGGAGGCCTTCCTCCGCCTCCTCGTCACTGCGCTCGGCGAAGGCCACGAGGACGGGTCCGTACGCCGCGCCCCCACGGACCGGCAGGCCCGGTCCCTGCTGCTCGTCGTGCAGTCCTTCACGCTCTCGCTGCGCACCATGACCGACGAGACCGATCCCGAACTGAGCGAAGCCGCCTTCCTCGACGAGCTGCGCACCCTGCTGGAGAGGACCCTCACCCCATGA
- a CDS encoding glycerol-3-phosphate dehydrogenase/oxidase, with protein sequence MSPVTPQSPTRPGSSLNAERRSRELAELAELADGTEIDVLVVGLGATGAGAALDAATRGLTVAAIDAHDLAFGTSRWSSKLIHGGLRYLATGQLDVAHESAVERGILMERTAPHLVRAQPFVLPLTPLVSRGQAALARAGFIAGDLLRASARTSRATLPAPRTLSAVETRHLAPALRTTGLRGGLLSWDGQLTDDARLVTAIARTAAAHGARILTRTRALQLTGDGALVRDETTGQELRIRARAVVNAAGVWAGGLVDDIRLRPSRGTHLVLRDVDLGRLSAGLHIPIPGETNRFVLVLPQGDGRVYVGLTDEPVEGDVPDVPDVPETDIGFLLDVLGSALDVTLHRADVVGAFAGLRPLLDTSGSGGRTADISRKHAVLTSPEGIVTVVGGKLTTYRRMAQDAVDAAVAARALTAGPCRTASVPLVGAARPQALANLDVPTRLVRRYGIEAPAVHDLGVKNPELAEPVVPGHPVTCAELLWAVRHEGALDASDLLDRRTRIGLVAEDRDTAERAALGVFTQTA encoded by the coding sequence ATGAGCCCCGTGACCCCCCAGAGCCCCACTCGGCCCGGCTCCTCGCTCAACGCCGAGCGCCGGAGCCGTGAACTCGCCGAACTCGCCGAACTCGCCGACGGCACCGAGATCGACGTCCTGGTCGTCGGACTCGGCGCCACCGGAGCCGGAGCCGCACTCGACGCGGCCACGCGCGGGCTCACCGTCGCCGCGATCGACGCCCACGACCTCGCGTTCGGCACATCTCGCTGGAGCTCCAAGCTGATTCACGGCGGACTGCGCTACCTCGCCACCGGACAGCTCGACGTCGCCCACGAGAGCGCCGTCGAACGCGGCATCCTGATGGAACGGACCGCGCCCCACCTGGTCCGCGCCCAGCCCTTCGTCCTGCCCCTCACCCCGCTCGTCAGCCGCGGTCAGGCCGCCCTCGCCCGCGCCGGCTTCATCGCCGGCGACCTGCTGCGCGCCTCCGCCCGTACATCACGCGCCACCCTCCCCGCGCCACGCACCCTGTCCGCCGTCGAGACGCGCCACCTCGCCCCGGCTCTGCGCACCACGGGACTGCGCGGCGGGCTGCTCTCCTGGGACGGCCAACTCACCGACGACGCCCGGCTCGTCACCGCGATCGCCCGTACGGCGGCCGCGCACGGCGCCCGCATCCTGACCCGTACCCGCGCGCTCCAACTCACCGGCGACGGCGCACTGGTCCGCGACGAGACGACCGGACAGGAGCTGCGCATCCGCGCGAGGGCCGTCGTCAACGCGGCCGGGGTGTGGGCGGGCGGCCTCGTCGACGACATACGGCTGCGGCCCTCCCGCGGCACCCACCTCGTCCTGCGCGACGTGGACCTCGGCCGCCTCTCCGCCGGCCTGCACATCCCGATCCCGGGCGAGACGAACCGCTTCGTCCTCGTCCTCCCCCAGGGGGACGGCCGGGTGTACGTGGGGCTCACCGACGAGCCCGTCGAGGGCGACGTCCCCGACGTGCCGGACGTTCCCGAGACCGACATCGGCTTCCTCCTCGACGTCCTCGGCTCCGCCCTCGACGTCACCCTCCACCGCGCAGACGTGGTCGGGGCCTTCGCCGGCCTGCGACCCCTCCTCGACACCAGTGGGTCGGGAGGCCGCACCGCCGACATCTCGCGCAAGCACGCCGTCCTCACCTCCCCCGAAGGCATCGTCACCGTCGTCGGCGGCAAACTCACCACCTACCGGCGCATGGCCCAGGACGCCGTCGACGCCGCCGTGGCCGCCCGGGCCCTCACCGCCGGCCCCTGCCGCACCGCCTCCGTGCCCCTCGTCGGCGCCGCCCGGCCACAGGCCCTCGCCAACCTCGACGTCCCCACTCGCCTCGTACGCCGCTACGGCATCGAAGCACCCGCCGTGCACGACTTGGGCGTCAAGAATCCGGAACTCGCCGAGCCCGTCGTCCCCGGCCACCCCGTCACCTGCGCCGAACTGCTCTGGGCCGTGCGCCATGAAGGCGCACTGGACGCGTCCGACCTCCTCGACCGCCGCACCCGCATCGGCCTCGTCGCGGAGGACCGCGACACGGCCGAGCGGGCTGCCCTCGGGGTGTTCACACAGACGGCCTGA